In Glycine max cultivar Williams 82 chromosome 7, Glycine_max_v4.0, whole genome shotgun sequence, a single window of DNA contains:
- the LOC100789058 gene encoding serine/threonine protein phosphatase 2A 55 kDa regulatory subunit B beta isoform isoform X1 — translation MNGGDEVVAAPAGPPQPLEWKFSQVFGERTAGEEVQEVDIISAIEFDKSGDHLATGDRGGRVVLFERTDTKDHHGSRRDLERMDYSISRHPEFRYKTEFQSHEPEFDYLKSLEIEEKINKIKWCQTANGALFLLSTNDKTIKFWKVQEKKVKKVSDMNVDPKAMGNGSIASSSNSSSSKSYLANGVSPDGPYNYLNNDFSFPPEGVPSLRLPLVVTSHETSLVARCRRVYAHAHDYHINSISNNSDGETFISADDLRINLWNLEISNQSFNIVDVKPANMEDLTEVITSAEFHPTHCNTLAYSSSKGSIRLVDLRQSALCDSHAKLFEEQEAPGSRSFFTEIIASISDIKFGKDGRYILSRDYMTLKLWDINMDSGPVATFQVHEYLRPKLCDLYENDSIFDKFECCLSGDGLRVSTGSYSNLFRVFGCVPGSTEAMTLEASKNPMRRQVPTPSRPSRSLGNSITRVVRRGAESASVDANGNSFDFTTKLLHLAWHPTENSIACAAANSLYMYYA, via the exons TGGATATAATTTCTGCTATTGAATTTGACAAGTCTGGTGATCATCTTGCTACTGGTGATCGTGGTGGTCGAGTAGTTCTCTTTGAGCGGACAGATACAAAAGAT CATCACGGATCAAGAAGGGACTTGGAGAGGATGGACTATTCTATTAGTAGACATCCTGAGTTCCGTTATAAAACAGAGTTTCAGAGTCATGAGCCTGAG TTTGACTATCTTAAGAGTCTGGAAATAGAagagaaaattaacaaaatcaaatggTGCCAAACAGCTAATGGTGCTTTGTTCCTTCTATCCACAAATGATAAAACCATCAAATTTTGGAAG GTTCAAGAAAAGAAGGTCAAGAAAGTTTCTGACATGAATGTTGATCCTAAAGCAATGGGAAATGGCTCTATTGCTAGTTCAAGTAATTCCAGTAGCTCCAAATCATATCTTGCAAATGGAGTATCTCCAGATGGACCATACAATTATTTAAACAACGATTTCTCATTTCCACCAGAAGGCGTACCTTCTCTAAGATTACCATTGGTA GTAACCAGCCATGAGACCAGTTTGGTGGCTCGATGTCGTAGAGTATATGCCCATGCTCATGATTATcatattaattctatttcaaATAACAG CGATGGAGAAACTTTCATATCAGCTGATGATTTACGAATAAATCTTTGGAACCTGGAAATTAGCAATCAAAGTTTTAATATTGTTGATGTAAAGCCTGCAAATATGGAGGATCTGACTG AGGTTATAACATCAGCAGAATTTCACCCTACACATTGTAATACATTGGCATATAGCAGCTCAAAGGGTTCAATTCGTCTTGTTGACTTGCGGCAGTCAGCATTATGTGATTCTCATGCCAAACT ATTTGAGGAACAAGAAGCCCCTGGGTCACGATCATTTTTCACAGAGATTATTGCCTCAATCTCAGACATAAAATTTGGGAAGGATGGAAGATATATACTTAGTCGTGATTACATGACCTTAAAG TTATGGGACATCAATATGGATTCTGGTCCAGTTGCAACATTCCAGGTTCACGAGTATTTAAGGCCAAAG CTTTGTGATTTATATGAAAATGATTCAATTTTTGATAAGTTTGAGTGTTGTCTAAGTGGTGATGGATTGCGTGTTTCAACTGGTTCTTACAG CAATCTATTCCGTGTGTTTGGTTGTGTTCCTGGAAGTACTGAGGCTATGACTTTGGAAGCCAGTAAAAATCCAATGAG GCGTCAAGTTCCAACCCCTTCAAGGCCATCTAGATCACTGGGAAACAGTATAACAAGAGTTGTAAGACGTG GAGCAGAAAGTGCCAGTGTCGACGCAAATGggaattcttttgatttcacAACAAAGTTGCTGCACTTAGCATGGCACCCAACTGAGAATTCAATTGCTTGTGCTGCTGCAAATAGCTTATACATGTACTATGCttaa
- the LOC100789058 gene encoding serine/threonine protein phosphatase 2A 55 kDa regulatory subunit B beta isoform isoform X2 has protein sequence MNGGDEVVAAPAGPPQPLEWKFSQVFGERTAGEEVQEVDIISAIEFDKSGDHLATGDRGGRVVLFERTDTKDHHGSRRDLERMDYSISRHPEFRYKTEFQSHEPEFDYLKSLEIEEKINKIKWCQTANGALFLLSTNDKTIKFWKVQEKKVKKVSDMNVDPKAMGNGSIASSSNSSSSKSYLANGVSPDGPYNYLNNDFSFPPEGVPSLRLPLVTSHETSLVARCRRVYAHAHDYHINSISNNSDGETFISADDLRINLWNLEISNQSFNIVDVKPANMEDLTEVITSAEFHPTHCNTLAYSSSKGSIRLVDLRQSALCDSHAKLFEEQEAPGSRSFFTEIIASISDIKFGKDGRYILSRDYMTLKLWDINMDSGPVATFQVHEYLRPKLCDLYENDSIFDKFECCLSGDGLRVSTGSYSNLFRVFGCVPGSTEAMTLEASKNPMRRQVPTPSRPSRSLGNSITRVVRRGAESASVDANGNSFDFTTKLLHLAWHPTENSIACAAANSLYMYYA, from the exons TGGATATAATTTCTGCTATTGAATTTGACAAGTCTGGTGATCATCTTGCTACTGGTGATCGTGGTGGTCGAGTAGTTCTCTTTGAGCGGACAGATACAAAAGAT CATCACGGATCAAGAAGGGACTTGGAGAGGATGGACTATTCTATTAGTAGACATCCTGAGTTCCGTTATAAAACAGAGTTTCAGAGTCATGAGCCTGAG TTTGACTATCTTAAGAGTCTGGAAATAGAagagaaaattaacaaaatcaaatggTGCCAAACAGCTAATGGTGCTTTGTTCCTTCTATCCACAAATGATAAAACCATCAAATTTTGGAAG GTTCAAGAAAAGAAGGTCAAGAAAGTTTCTGACATGAATGTTGATCCTAAAGCAATGGGAAATGGCTCTATTGCTAGTTCAAGTAATTCCAGTAGCTCCAAATCATATCTTGCAAATGGAGTATCTCCAGATGGACCATACAATTATTTAAACAACGATTTCTCATTTCCACCAGAAGGCGTACCTTCTCTAAGATTACCATTG GTAACCAGCCATGAGACCAGTTTGGTGGCTCGATGTCGTAGAGTATATGCCCATGCTCATGATTATcatattaattctatttcaaATAACAG CGATGGAGAAACTTTCATATCAGCTGATGATTTACGAATAAATCTTTGGAACCTGGAAATTAGCAATCAAAGTTTTAATATTGTTGATGTAAAGCCTGCAAATATGGAGGATCTGACTG AGGTTATAACATCAGCAGAATTTCACCCTACACATTGTAATACATTGGCATATAGCAGCTCAAAGGGTTCAATTCGTCTTGTTGACTTGCGGCAGTCAGCATTATGTGATTCTCATGCCAAACT ATTTGAGGAACAAGAAGCCCCTGGGTCACGATCATTTTTCACAGAGATTATTGCCTCAATCTCAGACATAAAATTTGGGAAGGATGGAAGATATATACTTAGTCGTGATTACATGACCTTAAAG TTATGGGACATCAATATGGATTCTGGTCCAGTTGCAACATTCCAGGTTCACGAGTATTTAAGGCCAAAG CTTTGTGATTTATATGAAAATGATTCAATTTTTGATAAGTTTGAGTGTTGTCTAAGTGGTGATGGATTGCGTGTTTCAACTGGTTCTTACAG CAATCTATTCCGTGTGTTTGGTTGTGTTCCTGGAAGTACTGAGGCTATGACTTTGGAAGCCAGTAAAAATCCAATGAG GCGTCAAGTTCCAACCCCTTCAAGGCCATCTAGATCACTGGGAAACAGTATAACAAGAGTTGTAAGACGTG GAGCAGAAAGTGCCAGTGTCGACGCAAATGggaattcttttgatttcacAACAAAGTTGCTGCACTTAGCATGGCACCCAACTGAGAATTCAATTGCTTGTGCTGCTGCAAATAGCTTATACATGTACTATGCttaa
- the LOC100789058 gene encoding serine/threonine protein phosphatase 2A 55 kDa regulatory subunit B beta isoform isoform X3, translating to MDYSISRHPEFRYKTEFQSHEPEFDYLKSLEIEEKINKIKWCQTANGALFLLSTNDKTIKFWKVQEKKVKKVSDMNVDPKAMGNGSIASSSNSSSSKSYLANGVSPDGPYNYLNNDFSFPPEGVPSLRLPLVVTSHETSLVARCRRVYAHAHDYHINSISNNSDGETFISADDLRINLWNLEISNQSFNIVDVKPANMEDLTEVITSAEFHPTHCNTLAYSSSKGSIRLVDLRQSALCDSHAKLFEEQEAPGSRSFFTEIIASISDIKFGKDGRYILSRDYMTLKLWDINMDSGPVATFQVHEYLRPKLCDLYENDSIFDKFECCLSGDGLRVSTGSYSNLFRVFGCVPGSTEAMTLEASKNPMRRQVPTPSRPSRSLGNSITRVVRRGAESASVDANGNSFDFTTKLLHLAWHPTENSIACAAANSLYMYYA from the exons ATGGACTATTCTATTAGTAGACATCCTGAGTTCCGTTATAAAACAGAGTTTCAGAGTCATGAGCCTGAG TTTGACTATCTTAAGAGTCTGGAAATAGAagagaaaattaacaaaatcaaatggTGCCAAACAGCTAATGGTGCTTTGTTCCTTCTATCCACAAATGATAAAACCATCAAATTTTGGAAG GTTCAAGAAAAGAAGGTCAAGAAAGTTTCTGACATGAATGTTGATCCTAAAGCAATGGGAAATGGCTCTATTGCTAGTTCAAGTAATTCCAGTAGCTCCAAATCATATCTTGCAAATGGAGTATCTCCAGATGGACCATACAATTATTTAAACAACGATTTCTCATTTCCACCAGAAGGCGTACCTTCTCTAAGATTACCATTGGTA GTAACCAGCCATGAGACCAGTTTGGTGGCTCGATGTCGTAGAGTATATGCCCATGCTCATGATTATcatattaattctatttcaaATAACAG CGATGGAGAAACTTTCATATCAGCTGATGATTTACGAATAAATCTTTGGAACCTGGAAATTAGCAATCAAAGTTTTAATATTGTTGATGTAAAGCCTGCAAATATGGAGGATCTGACTG AGGTTATAACATCAGCAGAATTTCACCCTACACATTGTAATACATTGGCATATAGCAGCTCAAAGGGTTCAATTCGTCTTGTTGACTTGCGGCAGTCAGCATTATGTGATTCTCATGCCAAACT ATTTGAGGAACAAGAAGCCCCTGGGTCACGATCATTTTTCACAGAGATTATTGCCTCAATCTCAGACATAAAATTTGGGAAGGATGGAAGATATATACTTAGTCGTGATTACATGACCTTAAAG TTATGGGACATCAATATGGATTCTGGTCCAGTTGCAACATTCCAGGTTCACGAGTATTTAAGGCCAAAG CTTTGTGATTTATATGAAAATGATTCAATTTTTGATAAGTTTGAGTGTTGTCTAAGTGGTGATGGATTGCGTGTTTCAACTGGTTCTTACAG CAATCTATTCCGTGTGTTTGGTTGTGTTCCTGGAAGTACTGAGGCTATGACTTTGGAAGCCAGTAAAAATCCAATGAG GCGTCAAGTTCCAACCCCTTCAAGGCCATCTAGATCACTGGGAAACAGTATAACAAGAGTTGTAAGACGTG GAGCAGAAAGTGCCAGTGTCGACGCAAATGggaattcttttgatttcacAACAAAGTTGCTGCACTTAGCATGGCACCCAACTGAGAATTCAATTGCTTGTGCTGCTGCAAATAGCTTATACATGTACTATGCttaa